Below is a genomic region from Hippea sp. KM1.
CGATGTTTATCCGATAGGCACGATAACAAAGGGCGAGAAGGGCGAAGAATTAAGCGACATGATGAGCCTAAAAGAGGCAGGCTGTGTGGCGTTTTCCGACGACGGTAGACCCGTTATGAACGGTGAGGTTTTGAGGAAGGCTCTGATATACGCTGAGGATTTGAATGTCCCCCTTACGCTGCATGAGGAGGATCTGAATATATCGGGTGATGGGGTTGTAAACGACGGCAAGCCCGCATTTGAATTGGGGCTTAAGGGTATACCCAATGTATCTGAATCATCCATCATAGCAAGGGATGTGGAGATAGCAAAAAGCACCAATGCCCAACTACACATATGCCATGTTAGCACAAGGGAGTCGATTGATGTGCTAAAGAAGGCCAAGATGGACAGCGACAGGATTACATTCGAGGTCACGCCACACCATCTATCGTTGACCGATGAGGAGATCAGGGGGTATAACACATTTGCCAAGGTTAATCCCCCACTCAGGAGCAAGGAGGATGTGGAGGCTATACACGGCGCCTTCTCCTTAGGTCTTGTTGATGCTATAGCCACAGACCATGCGCCCCACGATGAGGATTCCAAGCGATGCACCATGCAGAATGCGGCATTTGGTATAAGCGGCTTTGAGACGGCCTTTGCCGTGGTCAATACATACCTTGTCGAGGCCGGCATCA
It encodes:
- a CDS encoding dihydroorotase, which gives rise to MRTVIRNGYVIAPSNEFEGFADVSIVDGVIETVGDVGGVSIDEEVDATGLIVAPGFVDIHAHLRDPGFTHKETIETGMRAAVKGGFTTICCMPNTNPTIDNIQTVEYIKSKAAAVGICDVYPIGTITKGEKGEELSDMMSLKEAGCVAFSDDGRPVMNGEVLRKALIYAEDLNVPLTLHEEDLNISGDGVVNDGKPAFELGLKGIPNVSESSIIARDVEIAKSTNAQLHICHVSTRESIDVLKKAKMDSDRITFEVTPHHLSLTDEEIRGYNTFAKVNPPLRSKEDVEAIHGAFSLGLVDAIATDHAPHDEDSKRCTMQNAAFGISGFETAFAVVNTYLVEAGIIGLSDAIALMTVKPARIFHLDAGTLNEGGFANIVLIDKNKEWVVDRNKFVSKGKNTPYHGKKLKGEIVKTFYRGMLVYSKGV